From the genome of Acidobacteriota bacterium, one region includes:
- the radC gene encoding DNA repair protein RadC — MVKGQTTSNGVHKSKRQAIKDWPVTERPREKLLHSGAEGLSDGELLAILLRIGKAGQSAEDLARRLMSMFNGISGIDRAHIEELLAIPGMGIAKVAQMKAAIEIGKRVRRQSTRPKDFTNAAAVVDYIRPRFEGQRQECFLSILLDGQNCMLAERLITEGIPTQATVYVRRVMEEALRVSASAFVVAHNHPSGHPSPSPADDKTTQELKQAAGLLDLVFQDHIIIGGGTSYFSYAENDKL; from the coding sequence ATGGTTAAGGGCCAAACTACATCAAACGGGGTACATAAATCTAAACGCCAAGCTATCAAGGATTGGCCTGTGACCGAACGCCCACGAGAGAAACTCCTCCATTCAGGTGCTGAAGGCCTCTCAGATGGGGAACTTCTAGCGATTTTGCTTCGCATTGGTAAAGCGGGACAATCGGCAGAAGATCTGGCCCGCCGGTTGATGTCTATGTTTAACGGTATAAGCGGTATCGACCGCGCTCACATAGAGGAGCTTCTCGCCATCCCGGGAATGGGTATCGCCAAGGTGGCGCAAATGAAAGCCGCCATTGAAATTGGCAAAAGAGTCCGAAGACAATCAACCCGACCCAAGGATTTCACCAATGCTGCGGCGGTGGTTGATTACATTCGCCCACGATTTGAAGGTCAGCGCCAGGAATGCTTTCTATCCATCCTCCTGGATGGCCAGAATTGCATGCTTGCTGAAAGGCTCATTACGGAGGGCATCCCAACGCAAGCCACTGTCTATGTAAGGCGTGTGATGGAAGAAGCCTTGCGTGTGTCAGCCAGCGCCTTCGTCGTGGCGCACAACCATCCTTCTGGGCATCCGAGCCCTTCCCCCGCCGATGACAAGACGACCCAGGAATTGAAGCAAGCCGCCGGGCTTTTGGATTTGGTGTTCCAGGATCACATTATCATCGGCGGCGGAACCAGCTATTTCAGTTATGCCGAAAATGACAAATTATGA
- a CDS encoding MerR family transcriptional regulator — protein sequence MTARDNKREEPRKYHHISSVARMYNIHPQTLRIYEREGLLKPSRSEGNTRLYAPEDLKRLEIILNLVRDLGVNLAGVEVILNMRERMEQIESEINSFLDYVREEFAKDREDEFEAGKKALVLVRKAGLVKIKDEDESA from the coding sequence ATGACGGCGCGGGACAACAAACGGGAGGAACCCCGCAAGTACCACCACATCAGCAGTGTCGCCCGGATGTACAACATCCATCCCCAGACGCTTCGCATTTATGAGAGGGAGGGCCTGCTCAAGCCGTCCCGAAGCGAAGGCAACACCCGTCTCTATGCGCCGGAGGATTTGAAGCGTCTTGAAATCATTCTCAACCTCGTCCGCGACCTCGGCGTGAATCTGGCCGGTGTCGAAGTCATCCTGAACATGAGGGAGCGGATGGAGCAGATCGAAAGCGAGATCAACAGCTTCCTCGACTATGTCCGAGAGGAGTTTGCCAAGGATCGCGAGGATGAGTTCGAGGCCGGGAAGAAGGCCCTGGTTCTCGTCCGCAAGGCCGGTCTTGTCAAGATCAAGGACGAAGACGAGAGCGCATGA
- the dnaJ gene encoding molecular chaperone DnaJ → MKKDYYETLGIERGASAAEIKKAYRKLARKHHPDLNPGDKAAEARFKDIQEAYAVLSDEKKRAQYDQFGTVGDSPPGAGEWASSGGGAPGFDGFEFSNYGSSSMRDIFENLFGGAGGGAGFGRTAPGPVRGEDLQYAMKVGFEDAIHGLQTRIRITRLAACADCGGAGRVAGKGRHSSCSSCGGSGRTVHQKGFMKFSSPCRECGGSGGDAGEVCSSCGGRALYQKTENITVRIPAGVDTGSRVRIAGKGNAAPGSGGTAGDLYISIEVAPHAYFRREGPHIHARVPITVPEATLGSKIEVPTIHGPETIRIPPGTRSGQKFRLRNKGVSLPGKKVRGDAFVEVVIVPPPFEDQRVRELMKELEKISGPNPRDAMGKM, encoded by the coding sequence ATGAAGAAAGATTATTACGAAACCCTCGGCATCGAACGCGGCGCCTCCGCGGCCGAGATCAAGAAGGCTTACAGGAAGCTGGCCCGCAAACATCACCCCGACCTCAATCCGGGGGATAAAGCCGCCGAGGCCCGATTCAAAGACATCCAGGAAGCCTACGCCGTCTTGAGCGACGAGAAAAAGAGGGCCCAGTACGACCAGTTCGGGACGGTCGGAGACTCGCCGCCCGGAGCCGGGGAGTGGGCCTCCTCGGGAGGAGGCGCTCCGGGTTTTGACGGTTTCGAATTTTCGAATTACGGGTCCTCCTCCATGCGGGATATCTTCGAAAACCTTTTCGGCGGCGCAGGAGGTGGAGCGGGATTCGGACGCACCGCACCCGGTCCGGTCCGGGGCGAAGATCTCCAGTATGCGATGAAGGTCGGCTTCGAAGATGCCATTCACGGACTCCAGACCCGGATCCGGATCACCCGTCTGGCCGCCTGTGCCGACTGCGGCGGTGCCGGACGCGTCGCGGGAAAAGGCCGGCATTCGTCCTGTTCCTCCTGCGGCGGATCGGGACGCACGGTTCATCAGAAAGGCTTCATGAAATTCTCCTCGCCCTGCCGGGAGTGTGGGGGGAGCGGCGGAGATGCGGGCGAGGTTTGTTCCTCCTGCGGCGGACGCGCCCTTTATCAGAAAACCGAAAATATCACCGTCCGCATTCCGGCCGGCGTCGATACCGGATCAAGGGTCCGAATCGCCGGAAAGGGGAATGCCGCACCGGGTTCGGGCGGAACGGCGGGCGATCTCTATATTTCCATCGAGGTCGCACCCCATGCCTATTTTCGGCGCGAAGGCCCTCATATCCATGCCCGGGTTCCGATCACGGTCCCCGAAGCCACACTGGGGTCCAAAATCGAGGTGCCGACCATCCACGGACCCGAAACCATCCGAATTCCGCCGGGAACCCGGTCCGGGCAGAAATTTCGGCTTCGGAACAAGGGGGTCTCGCTTCCCGGAAAAAAGGTGCGCGGCGACGCTTTCGTCGAGGTCGTCATCGTTCCGCCGCCGTTCGAAGACCAGCGTGTCCGCGAGCTCATGAAGGAACTGGAGAAAATATCCGGTCCGAATCCACGGGACGCCATGGGGAAGATGTGA
- a CDS encoding helix-turn-helix transcriptional regulator, translating into MKPIHPDYPALVKEVRRQLAISQEDLARELGVSYATVNRWENGQAKPSKLAQAQLDAFCERMKTDGALDLSGSENG; encoded by the coding sequence ATGAAACCAATCCATCCGGATTACCCGGCATTAGTTAAGGAGGTTCGCCGACAGCTTGCCATTAGCCAGGAGGATTTGGCTCGCGAGTTGGGTGTGAGCTATGCCACGGTTAATCGCTGGGAAAATGGTCAGGCCAAGCCGTCTAAACTGGCCCAGGCGCAGTTGGATGCGTTCTGTGAAAGAATGAAGACGGACGGAGCGTTGGATCTTTCGGGGAGCGAAAATGGTTAA
- a CDS encoding ATP-binding protein: MTATPEPAGGGCSACQGTGWILDDASGGRVARRCHCLLDLRRQNLLDRARIPRRYRNCTLANFDALNDSLRHALKIARKFVKDFPAPDVGLLFIGPCGVGKTHLAAAVLQELVLKKNVFCVFTDFRDLIREIQSTFSPDSVISESDVLAPVFQCEVLVLDELGAKRTTAWVEETVFYIINHRYNNKKMTLFTTNYPDTESEEDPRDTMYKKGGDSLVDRIGVRLRSRIYEMCKVVAMDGDDYRKTVKQAGYRF, encoded by the coding sequence TTGACGGCGACACCGGAACCGGCGGGCGGCGGCTGCTCGGCATGCCAGGGGACGGGCTGGATTCTGGATGATGCCTCCGGCGGCCGGGTGGCCCGGCGCTGCCACTGCCTTCTCGATCTCCGCAGACAGAACCTTCTCGACCGGGCCCGAATCCCGCGCCGCTACCGAAACTGCACGCTGGCCAATTTCGATGCCCTCAACGACTCGCTCCGCCACGCCCTTAAGATTGCCCGCAAATTCGTCAAGGACTTCCCGGCGCCCGACGTCGGCCTGCTGTTCATCGGACCCTGCGGAGTGGGGAAGACCCACCTCGCCGCCGCCGTTCTTCAGGAACTCGTCCTCAAGAAAAACGTCTTCTGCGTATTCACGGATTTCCGGGATCTTATCCGCGAGATCCAATCCACGTTTTCCCCGGATTCCGTCATCTCGGAGTCCGACGTTCTGGCCCCCGTTTTCCAGTGCGAGGTCCTGGTCCTGGACGAGCTGGGTGCCAAACGGACGACGGCCTGGGTCGAAGAGACCGTTTTCTATATCATCAACCACCGTTATAACAACAAGAAAATGACTCTCTTCACGACCAATTACCCCGACACCGAATCCGAGGAAGACCCCCGGGACACCATGTACAAGAAAGGCGGAGACTCTCTCGTCGACCGGATCGGCGTCCGTCTCCGGTCGCGGATTTATGAGATGTGCAAAGTCGTCGCGATGGACGGCGACGACTACCGCAAGACGGTCAAGCAGGCCGGATACCGTTTTTAG
- the dnaK gene encoding molecular chaperone DnaK produces the protein MTKIIGIDLGTTNSVVSIMEGDKGTVIPNEEGGRTTPSVVAFTQKGEILVGQVAKRQRVTNPENTIYSIKRFMGRRYEEVSKEKSQVPFKVGAAENDDVRVEALGKKYAPPEISAYILQKLKKAAEEYLGEKIEKAVITVPAYFNDSQRKATKDAGKIAGLDVVRIINEPTAAALAYGMDKKKDQIIAVYDFGGGTFDISILEVGEGVVEVKSTNGDTHLGGDDIDQVVQDWLVNEFRKESGIDLTKDKMALQRLKEAAEKAKTELSSLMETEVNLPFITADASGPKHLLMKLTRAKLEDLMEPIVQKSVAPCRQALADAGLKAEDIHEVILVGGQTRAPRIQQIVKEIFGREPHKGVNPDEVVAVGAAIQGAVLSGDVKDVLLLDVTPLTLGIETLGGVFTKMIPRNTTIPTKKTEIYSTASDSQPSVEIHVLQGEREMASYNRTLGRFHLDGIPPAPRGVPKIEVTFDIDANGILHVSAKDQGTGKQQAITITGHSGLEEGEIDRMVKDAESHAVEDKKRREVIDARNQADQLVYGLEKLLRENRDKIPEEEARNLEAEIEKTKKAVESEDLDKIKAATESLQKASHKLTEMMYQQASAQQQAGPQAGGPGARPGGDTPPPGGGDDDVIDAEVVDDESKN, from the coding sequence ATGACAAAGATAATTGGTATCGATTTGGGAACGACAAACTCCGTCGTATCCATCATGGAAGGAGACAAGGGCACGGTTATTCCGAACGAAGAGGGCGGGCGGACGACGCCGTCCGTCGTGGCCTTCACCCAAAAAGGAGAAATCCTTGTCGGACAGGTGGCCAAAAGACAACGGGTCACCAACCCCGAAAACACCATTTATTCCATCAAGAGGTTCATGGGGCGGCGCTATGAAGAAGTATCCAAGGAAAAGAGCCAGGTTCCGTTTAAGGTCGGCGCGGCCGAAAACGACGATGTCCGTGTCGAGGCCCTCGGCAAGAAATACGCCCCGCCGGAGATTTCCGCTTACATTTTGCAGAAGCTGAAAAAGGCGGCTGAGGAGTATCTCGGAGAAAAAATCGAAAAAGCCGTCATTACCGTTCCGGCCTATTTCAACGACAGTCAGCGCAAGGCCACGAAAGACGCCGGGAAGATCGCCGGCCTCGATGTCGTTCGGATCATCAACGAACCCACGGCCGCGGCTCTGGCCTACGGCATGGACAAGAAGAAGGATCAGATCATCGCCGTCTATGATTTCGGCGGCGGCACTTTCGACATTTCCATCCTGGAAGTCGGGGAAGGTGTGGTCGAAGTCAAATCGACGAACGGCGATACTCACCTCGGCGGCGACGATATCGACCAGGTCGTTCAGGACTGGCTGGTCAACGAGTTCCGCAAGGAATCGGGCATCGACCTGACCAAAGACAAAATGGCCCTGCAGAGACTCAAAGAGGCGGCCGAGAAGGCCAAGACCGAACTCTCATCCCTTATGGAGACCGAGGTCAACCTGCCTTTCATCACGGCCGATGCCTCCGGTCCCAAGCACCTGTTGATGAAACTGACCCGGGCCAAACTCGAGGATCTCATGGAGCCCATCGTTCAGAAATCCGTGGCTCCCTGCCGTCAGGCTCTGGCCGATGCCGGCCTCAAGGCCGAAGACATTCATGAGGTCATCCTCGTCGGCGGTCAAACCCGGGCGCCCCGCATACAGCAGATCGTCAAGGAGATCTTCGGCCGGGAACCTCACAAGGGTGTCAATCCCGACGAGGTCGTGGCCGTCGGCGCGGCCATCCAGGGCGCCGTCCTTTCGGGCGACGTCAAGGATGTCCTGCTTCTCGATGTCACCCCGCTCACCCTGGGGATTGAAACCTTGGGCGGCGTGTTTACAAAAATGATTCCGCGCAACACGACCATCCCGACCAAGAAAACCGAGATCTACTCCACGGCCTCGGACAGCCAGCCCAGCGTCGAAATTCACGTTTTGCAGGGCGAGCGCGAAATGGCCTCCTACAACCGGACCCTTGGCCGATTCCACCTCGACGGCATTCCGCCTGCGCCGCGGGGCGTTCCCAAAATCGAGGTCACGTTCGATATCGACGCCAACGGCATTCTCCACGTCTCGGCCAAGGACCAGGGCACGGGCAAACAGCAGGCCATCACCATCACCGGACACAGCGGTCTCGAAGAAGGCGAAATCGACCGGATGGTCAAGGACGCCGAGTCCCATGCCGTCGAGGACAAGAAACGCCGCGAGGTCATCGACGCCCGCAATCAGGCCGACCAGCTTGTCTACGGTCTCGAAAAACTGCTCCGCGAAAACCGCGACAAGATTCCCGAGGAAGAGGCCCGCAATCTTGAGGCTGAAATTGAAAAAACCAAAAAGGCCGTCGAATCCGAAGACCTGGACAAGATCAAGGCCGCCACGGAATCGCTGCAGAAGGCTTCGCACAAACTGACCGAGATGATGTACCAGCAGGCCTCCGCCCAGCAACAGGCCGGCCCTCAGGCGGGCGGACCCGGTGCCCGGCCCGGAGGCGACACCCCGCCGCCCGGGGGAGGCGACGACGATGTCATCGACGCCGAAGTGGTCGACGACGAGTCGAAGAACTGA
- a CDS encoding RNA polymerase sigma factor RpoD/SigA, with product MTFRDFLDSKNLKLYLEQIGQFPTLTDEEEKRLGERARKGDREAQQRLIESNLKFVVSYVKKYRGMGMSLLDMINEGNIGLIEAARRFDPDRNVRFISYAVWWIRQSILHALSRSVRAYHVPQKMSDQISQMKKHAAALKAEKGREPTRDEIAERMGLGVEDIEDLETLDNRGVSLSDKLRNEDLEVGDKIGDEMSPSVEYQIIKSSIEGQIREVLDELDDKEALVIKWRFGMDDDQPRTLQDIGETLGLTRERIRQIEQRAMRKLGRSHRLQQLRGYLN from the coding sequence ATGACTTTCCGGGATTTTCTGGATTCGAAGAATCTCAAGCTTTACCTTGAACAGATCGGGCAATTCCCGACGCTGACGGACGAAGAGGAAAAGAGGCTTGGAGAACGGGCCCGAAAAGGGGACCGCGAAGCCCAGCAGCGGCTCATCGAATCCAACCTCAAATTCGTGGTGTCCTACGTCAAGAAATACCGCGGCATGGGGATGTCGCTGCTCGACATGATCAACGAGGGCAACATCGGGCTCATCGAGGCGGCCCGGCGGTTCGATCCCGACCGCAACGTGCGCTTCATCTCCTATGCCGTTTGGTGGATCCGCCAGTCCATCCTGCACGCGCTGTCCCGGTCGGTCCGGGCCTACCACGTACCTCAGAAAATGAGCGACCAGATTTCCCAGATGAAAAAACACGCTGCGGCGCTCAAGGCGGAAAAAGGGCGGGAGCCGACCCGGGACGAGATCGCCGAACGCATGGGACTCGGTGTCGAGGACATCGAGGATCTGGAGACTCTCGACAACCGGGGAGTCTCGCTGAGCGACAAGCTCCGGAATGAGGATCTCGAAGTCGGCGACAAAATCGGCGACGAGATGTCTCCCTCCGTCGAATACCAGATCATCAAGTCGTCCATCGAGGGGCAGATCCGCGAAGTCCTTGACGAGCTGGATGACAAGGAAGCCCTTGTGATAAAATGGCGTTTTGGGATGGATGACGATCAACCCAGAACGCTTCAGGACATCGGAGAGACCTTGGGACTGACCCGGGAGAGGATCCGCCAGATCGAGCAGAGAGCGATGAGAAAATTGGGGCGTTCCCATCGTCTTCAGCAGTTGAGAGGATACCTGAATTGA
- a CDS encoding N-6 DNA methylase, with protein sequence MAKKNYVKADEIQVKGSQIFSPVRRKWLPLTPEERVRQEYLLVLTEEYGYILDQISEEMDVSGRGSAQARADFVIWRSPQDKTAQKAPFIIIECKSDNVTIKAQDYSQGEHYARMTDAPFFVTHNSRETKYWRVKKDRMPGYIEEIENIPHVDATDKEIEELFSKLRVFKEKEFADLLHQCHNVIRNREKKDPAAAFDEIAKILFVKVYVERKLLTRRSKENLFTVDVLNRQIAENPLDTLFQETKKSYSADKIFDDDERINLKPATGEEIVRKLEKYNLSDTSEDIKGVAFERFLGRTFRGEIGQFFTPRTIVEFMVHMIDPQEGEVVCDPASGSGGFLIRVFEIVREKILADADRQYNDFRAKVEKDKSLTDTKRAKLLQEKFDEIQQTIDQSNEGSRLWNLANRCIFGTDANDRMARTSKMNMIMHGDGHGGVHHHDGFLNVNGIFETRFDIVLTNPPFGANVEPSDKVLESDIAVKDSDERRYVREFGEPYKEAQARVKSAINKPIASLFDLPKSNESKIKTEILFVERCLDLLKPGGRMGIVLPEGVYNNPSLAYVRQFVEDRAYLKAVVSLPQETFISSGASVKASLLFLQKYSDQQKERFDKTYVAAIAEIEAKYADEIAAETQRLEGAIANAKEKKDAESRKLLQKELKDFLKQMEGKKAAESRQLLKERFDYPIFMYEADKVGISATGEEGQNELYPNANQPKRIEKTCLEWFREFLLDPKAFAGAGGSE encoded by the coding sequence GTGGCCAAAAAAAATTATGTAAAAGCGGATGAAATCCAAGTCAAAGGCAGCCAGATCTTCAGCCCGGTGCGACGAAAATGGCTGCCGCTCACCCCTGAAGAACGCGTTCGTCAGGAATACTTGCTCGTTTTGACCGAGGAATATGGTTACATCCTGGACCAGATCTCAGAGGAGATGGATGTCTCCGGTCGCGGCAGCGCCCAGGCACGGGCGGATTTTGTGATATGGCGCAGCCCCCAGGACAAAACCGCTCAAAAAGCCCCGTTTATCATTATAGAGTGCAAATCGGACAATGTGACCATTAAGGCCCAGGACTATTCTCAGGGAGAACACTATGCCCGTATGACCGATGCGCCTTTTTTCGTCACCCACAATTCCCGGGAAACCAAATACTGGCGTGTCAAGAAAGACCGGATGCCCGGCTACATAGAAGAAATCGAGAACATCCCCCATGTCGATGCCACGGACAAGGAAATCGAGGAGTTGTTCTCGAAATTGCGCGTGTTCAAAGAGAAAGAGTTTGCCGACTTGCTGCACCAATGCCACAACGTGATCCGCAACCGGGAAAAAAAAGACCCGGCCGCCGCCTTTGATGAAATCGCCAAGATCCTTTTCGTAAAAGTATATGTGGAACGTAAACTACTTACCCGCCGCAGTAAGGAAAACCTCTTTACCGTTGATGTGCTCAATCGGCAGATTGCCGAAAACCCGTTGGACACGTTATTCCAGGAAACCAAGAAATCCTATTCCGCGGATAAAATCTTCGACGATGATGAACGGATCAACCTGAAACCGGCCACGGGCGAAGAGATTGTTCGCAAACTTGAAAAATACAACCTTTCCGATACCAGCGAGGATATCAAAGGTGTGGCTTTTGAACGCTTTCTGGGGCGTACCTTTCGCGGAGAAATCGGTCAGTTTTTTACTCCTCGAACCATCGTGGAGTTCATGGTGCACATGATCGATCCCCAGGAGGGCGAGGTGGTCTGCGATCCGGCCAGCGGGTCCGGCGGATTTCTGATTCGGGTATTTGAGATCGTGCGTGAAAAAATCCTGGCCGATGCCGACCGACAGTATAACGATTTTCGGGCAAAGGTTGAAAAGGACAAGTCCCTTACAGACACCAAGCGGGCCAAATTGCTTCAGGAAAAATTTGATGAGATCCAGCAAACCATAGATCAATCCAACGAAGGCTCGCGCCTCTGGAATCTGGCCAACCGCTGCATTTTCGGCACGGATGCCAACGACCGCATGGCCCGTACCAGCAAAATGAACATGATCATGCACGGTGATGGTCATGGCGGGGTCCATCATCATGACGGCTTTCTAAACGTCAACGGCATCTTTGAAACCCGCTTCGATATTGTCCTCACCAATCCCCCTTTTGGCGCAAACGTGGAGCCCTCGGACAAGGTGCTTGAATCCGACATTGCAGTGAAGGATTCAGATGAGCGCCGCTATGTGCGTGAGTTCGGCGAGCCTTATAAAGAAGCCCAGGCGCGGGTAAAGTCCGCCATCAATAAACCCATTGCCAGTCTGTTCGACCTGCCAAAGAGTAATGAATCCAAGATAAAAACCGAAATCCTTTTTGTAGAACGATGCCTGGACTTGCTCAAACCCGGGGGACGCATGGGCATCGTTCTCCCCGAAGGGGTCTATAACAATCCTTCGCTGGCCTATGTACGGCAATTTGTCGAAGACCGAGCCTATCTTAAGGCCGTGGTCAGTCTGCCGCAAGAGACGTTCATCTCTTCCGGAGCCAGTGTAAAGGCATCTCTGCTGTTCTTGCAGAAATATTCAGATCAGCAAAAAGAGCGATTTGATAAGACCTATGTCGCTGCGATAGCGGAAATTGAAGCCAAATATGCTGACGAGATCGCTGCGGAAACCCAGCGACTTGAGGGCGCCATTGCAAACGCTAAGGAAAAAAAAGATGCCGAAAGCCGTAAATTGCTACAAAAGGAGCTTAAGGATTTCCTCAAGCAGATGGAGGGGAAGAAAGCCGCCGAATCTCGACAGCTATTAAAAGAGCGTTTTGATTATCCCATTTTTATGTATGAGGCAGATAAGGTCGGTATATCCGCCACCGGTGAGGAAGGGCAGAACGAGCTCTATCCAAATGCAAATCAACCGAAAAGGATCGAAAAGACCTGCCTGGAATGGTTCCGGGAGTTTTTGCTCGATCCCAAAGCTTTTGCCGGGGCTGGAGGATCTGAGTGA